In one Drosophila pseudoobscura strain MV-25-SWS-2005 chromosome X, UCI_Dpse_MV25, whole genome shotgun sequence genomic region, the following are encoded:
- the LOC6901463 gene encoding uncharacterized protein isoform X2, with protein sequence MQLNDHYRKIMKILIFAFLCTEMQTTFTHRDLAKKRSIGMAPTGGALTEGRSVAAWSQVASYQASIRLLAHERDYFGKGHICSGALVAPSVVLTVSSCLYSHARRKHYHPAELRVILGNPQRFAPNDQGLTMGVTHVHQPPKDLALAILMLERDIPVDHPQVQPVLLPHPEQPSSSLSETSLQISTWGYDGHSRELHDLLTLNATQMSCQQSRAQPQPQSQRICVQAETMTSFGGQLFMDAGATLTDRNQLLGLCSADGGGFVDVASHVEWILTQIGDGSNQNSSFWGVLLVLAFTVYVLTVSRKSLLA encoded by the exons ATGCAGCTGAACGATCATTATCGCAAGATCATGAAGATACTGATCTTTGCATTCCTGTGCACCGAGATGCAGACGA CGTTCACGCATCGCGATCTGGCCAAGAAGCGCAGCATTGGAATGGCCCCAACCGGGGGAGCTCTGACAGAGGGAAGAAGTGTCGCCGCTTGGTCACAGGTGGCCTCATACCAGGCATCCATCCGTCTGCTGGCCCACGAGCGTGACTACTTTGGCAAGGGACACATCTGCTCGGGGGCCCTGGTGGCGCCCTCGGTGGTGCTCACGGTGAGCAGCTGCCTCTACAG CCATGCACGTAGGAAGCACTATCATCCGGCGGAGCTGCGCGTCATACTTGGCAATCCTCAGCGCTTTGCACCCAACGATCAGGGACTCACCATGGGGGTGACGCATGTCCACCAGCCACCGAAGGATCTGGCCCTGGCCATACTCATGTTGGAGCGGGATATACCAGTGGATCATCCCCAGGTCCAGCCCGTTCTGCTGCCCCATCCAGAGCAGCCATCCAGTTCGCTGTCGGAAACCTCCCTGCAGATCAGCACTTGGGGCTACGATGGACACAGCCGCGAGCTACACGACCTGCTCACCCTGAATGCCACGCAAATGTCCTGCCAGCAGTCGCGGGCACAGCCACAACCTCAGTCCCAGAGAATCTGCGTCCAGGCTGAGACTATGACATCGTTCGGAGGACAGCTCTTCATGGATGCTGGGGCCACGCTAACGGATCGAAATCAACTGCTGGGACTGTGCAGTGCGGACGGTGGTGGCTTCGTGGACGTGGCCAGCCATGTGGAGTGGATCCTCACGCAAATAGGCGATGGCTCCAATCAGAACAGCTCCTTCTGGGGCGTCCTTTTGGTCCTCGCCTTCACAGTGTATGTACTGACAGTGAGTCGAAAGTCCCTGCTCGCATAG
- the LOC6901463 gene encoding uncharacterized protein isoform X1: MIRGESDSFRSAFVCFATPMPLPLPLPTAFGSKWLTVSKGGIRIRSNPFTHRDLAKKRSIGMAPTGGALTEGRSVAAWSQVASYQASIRLLAHERDYFGKGHICSGALVAPSVVLTVSSCLYSHARRKHYHPAELRVILGNPQRFAPNDQGLTMGVTHVHQPPKDLALAILMLERDIPVDHPQVQPVLLPHPEQPSSSLSETSLQISTWGYDGHSRELHDLLTLNATQMSCQQSRAQPQPQSQRICVQAETMTSFGGQLFMDAGATLTDRNQLLGLCSADGGGFVDVASHVEWILTQIGDGSNQNSSFWGVLLVLAFTVYVLTVSRKSLLA, translated from the exons ATGATAAGAGGGGAATCCGattcgttccgttccgcttTCGTCTGTTTTGCCACTCcgatgccgttgccgttgccgttgccaacTGCATTTGGCAGTAAGTGGCTGACTGTTTCCAAGGGGGGGATCCGGATTCGATCGAATC CGTTCACGCATCGCGATCTGGCCAAGAAGCGCAGCATTGGAATGGCCCCAACCGGGGGAGCTCTGACAGAGGGAAGAAGTGTCGCCGCTTGGTCACAGGTGGCCTCATACCAGGCATCCATCCGTCTGCTGGCCCACGAGCGTGACTACTTTGGCAAGGGACACATCTGCTCGGGGGCCCTGGTGGCGCCCTCGGTGGTGCTCACGGTGAGCAGCTGCCTCTACAG CCATGCACGTAGGAAGCACTATCATCCGGCGGAGCTGCGCGTCATACTTGGCAATCCTCAGCGCTTTGCACCCAACGATCAGGGACTCACCATGGGGGTGACGCATGTCCACCAGCCACCGAAGGATCTGGCCCTGGCCATACTCATGTTGGAGCGGGATATACCAGTGGATCATCCCCAGGTCCAGCCCGTTCTGCTGCCCCATCCAGAGCAGCCATCCAGTTCGCTGTCGGAAACCTCCCTGCAGATCAGCACTTGGGGCTACGATGGACACAGCCGCGAGCTACACGACCTGCTCACCCTGAATGCCACGCAAATGTCCTGCCAGCAGTCGCGGGCACAGCCACAACCTCAGTCCCAGAGAATCTGCGTCCAGGCTGAGACTATGACATCGTTCGGAGGACAGCTCTTCATGGATGCTGGGGCCACGCTAACGGATCGAAATCAACTGCTGGGACTGTGCAGTGCGGACGGTGGTGGCTTCGTGGACGTGGCCAGCCATGTGGAGTGGATCCTCACGCAAATAGGCGATGGCTCCAATCAGAACAGCTCCTTCTGGGGCGTCCTTTTGGTCCTCGCCTTCACAGTGTATGTACTGACAGTGAGTCGAAAGTCCCTGCTCGCATAG